CCGGATTTTCAGACCGAGAGGATTATTGAAAAAGTCTGCAAGGTACTCGGAATTCACTTTATCGGGATCCAGAATAAGCTGAATATAAACCATGCAAAACATTTCGCCGGGTAGGGAACTGGATACATTTAATTCATGGTAAAGAGGAAGGTATAGAGAATTGTCTTCTCCGGAAAAGCCATATTTCAGGTCAGGGTCAGGGAAATTGAGCTTTAAAGTAAATTTGGAAAGATTTGTCGGTTTCAGGCCATACTGACTGCATAAGTAGTCTATTTCTTTTTCAACCATGAGGATCAGACATAGGGTTTTCTGGGCTAATATAGGGATTTCTGCTGCTGATGTTACTTTCAGGTATATGCAATTATTAAAATTGATACTGCATATAGAGTTCCAAAACTCATATATTTTTTCTATTCAACTTGCTTGAAACACATTTTCCTGAATAAAGCCAGTCCAGAATATTTGAGCACAGGTGAACTACCACTCAGCTAAAGACTGAATGGCTTCCTGAGTCATTCTTTCTCCCATTGGAGGCAAGTCGTGCAGGCTCTAGCCCCTCGTTCCGAAGGTGAAATAGATATGAGCGTGAGGTTGTACTTGAGATGCTTATAGCTACCGTCTTTCCGCGGCTTAATCCCGATCCCTTCAGGATGATTCTTGCCCTGTTATCCAACTCCCCGATGTTCAAACGTTACCTCGCTTGGTTTTCGCTTTGAAATTCGGCAACGTTCTTAGGAACTGTGAGGTTGTGGTGACAGCAAAATCTAATATTAAAAACGTTTTGAAGATACTTAATAACTTACAGAATCTATAACGGGTAACAGTTTGGAAGTTGACGCTTATATCTCACGAAGCTAAAGACTTCGAGGTTTTACGCTTCTTCCTATAAATGTAAAAATCCGGAAAAGAAAAAATGAATTTAAGAATCAATGTTGCGGTGGCGCACCCCGCTACAAGCAACGGGGTATTTTCGCGCCACCGCTTTGGTTTTATGGCTATTAAAAATCGAATATTTTCATTTGCTGATATGCTTCTTTTTCTTCCTGGTTTCCCTGGTTTTGAACATAGTTTTTAATAACATCGGAAGTTGTTCCGTCTCCTACTGTTCCAATGTAACCTCCATCACTCCAGAATTCACCACCCCAAAGCTGTTTTTTATCTCAGGATACTCTTTAAAGATCTGTCTTGCTATAGATCTGTCTTGCTATAATACTCTTTATAGTTTGCATAACCTTTGAAGGAGAATACTTAGGTTCAGCTCCAACAAAAAGATGCACGTGATCACCATCACTACCAATTGCATCAAACTCAAAACAGTATCTTTCACTAATTTCAAAGCATACATTTTTCAAAAAGTTTACAAGCTCTATATCTAAAAGAAGTTTTTTACGATAATTCACGCAAAAAACCATGTGGTATCTTATTTTATATACACAATGGTTTGCATGTCGTAATTCCATCAACAGTATAAAGGTAATTAAGGATATAAAATCAGTTATTTAACAACGGTTACCGGGGAAGTTTTTCATCCCCGCAGCAAGCTAGCGGGGTATTCGACTGTAAAAAATTCCGGAATATTTGCGGGAAGACAACATCATCAAAACAGGCTTAACCGATATGGAAACCCGAACATATACTTAAATTGATCTTTCGGAAAACGGGGGAACTCATGCGAATTAACAATATCGTTAAATACGACCTGGAAACAAGAGCAAAAGACCTCAAAAGCGAAGGTCGAACTCTCTAAGAGATTTCGCAAATACTCACAGAAGACGCGAAAAATAAGATTAGTGTTTCGACAGTTTACCGCTATTTCGAATTTTGCCTTTTTGTGCCTATAACTAAAGTGTTGGGTTATTGACGGCTTCTAAGCCTCCCTAACAAACTTTTTTAAATCGTTGATACTAGCACTCCATAAAAGCTTCATACTGAGTCTGTGAATGAGCTCGACTTCATGGAATTTTCAAAACTTCAGCAACCCGGGCAGGTTCACAGGTAAGCCAGCCCGAGAGTTCACCAACATGTCCCTGCTGTGATAATAGAATTACTGTGCAGGTTGAACCTACATTCCGCAGTATTTTTTCGAAATTTAACATTTTTCCTGATAGCGTTTTTGGAACAGATTTAAGGAATTTTGACTATTAACGTAATTTGGTAAAAATCGATTGATATCGTTTTTTGGTCTCTAAATACCTCACATAGTTACTTTTACCCCATGCATAAAAGTCCAATAAATCGACGTTAGATTCAAAATCGATAGCAGGAAAAATTATGAAATCTGAAATTTTCCTGCGGAAAGTGGGTTGAAGTACTAGGCCTTAATTTATCCTTTTTATAAAACGTGGCTCTGCAAGAAAAATGCCATTTTTTTCGCTCTTTTTCTTGCAGGTGAGGGATTATTCATCTACATATTATTTTTTCCTTAGTTTCCATCCCCCATAAAGACAGGTCAAGCTTCCCAATAACCCAAAACCTGGAGCAGAGCTAATTTCACTCGATTTGTTTTCATTTGAGTTACTACCATTATCAGAATTATTATTGTTTAAATTATTGAATATGCTAGCGTTTTTTTCTCCAGATGATGACAAGTTAATTTCTTCAGCTCCTGTACCTTCAGTTGCATAGGAGGTTGCCCTTTTGCTTTGGTCAGTCATATTAGAATCAATAAAATACGCTAAGGCAATTTCAACAGGATATTTTCCTACGTTCATTGCGTCTATAACCTTGTTTGTAGCTGTATCAATTACAGAGACAGTGTCACTCGCATAATTCACCACAAGTACCTTTGTTCCATCTGGAGTGACTTCAATTCCACCAGGTGCCTTTCCTACAGGCACAGTGGCTGTAACCTCGTTTGTTGTTGTGTCAATTATATCAACAGCACCTGTAAGTGAATCGGCGCCAGGGAACTGTATCGATACATATACCTTTTTCCCATCTGGGCTGACCGCAACTCCACGAGGATAACTTCCTACAGGCACAGTGGCTGTAACCTCGTTTGTTGTTGTGTCAATGACAGAAATAGTAGCTGTGGAGTCACGATAAATATTGGAGTTCATCACATATGCCCTTGTTCCGTCTGGACTGAATACAACCCCAATTGAGTTGTTTCCTGTATGTATCGTGGCTGTAACAGCGTTTGTGGCTGTGTCAATCACAGAGACCGTGCCTGTAAAGTTAGTTGAGTCACCACCGGAATTTGCCACATATACCTTTTTCCCATCCGGACTGACTGCAACCCCAGAAGGAAAGTTTCCTACGTTTACTGTGGATATAACCCTGTCTGTTTCTGTGTCAATTACAGAAACAATGTTGTTGCTGAAACTCGTCACATATGCCTTTTTCCCATCTGGATTGACCACAATTTCTTGAGGATAGGTTCCTATTTTCACTGTATCTATAACTTTATTTTTGGAAGTGTCAATTACAGATACAGTGTTACTGCCTGAATTCACCACATATACCTTTTTCCCATCTGGACTGACTGCAACTCCAGCAGGATGATCACCTACATCTACTGTGGATGTAACCTTATTTATTGCAATGTCAATTACAGAAATATTATTGCTGTCGTAGTTAGTAATGTAGGCAAAGGGAGCAGCACCTGCACATCCTACAAGTATTAAATTCATAAGTGCTATTATTCCCAAAACTTTCATGACATCATATTGCCTGTGTACCTTATTGGATGTAGCCACAGATGAGAGTAGACTTGAAAAAATGACAATCTCTATTGTTGATATAATTTTACTATTCATCTTTTATCCCCAAGTAATGTTTGTCTTTCATAAGGGTGCCGTGATTATTAGATGTTATGAATTGATTTACACATATTATCTCATACTATAATTGCGGATAATACGTTCAATAAAAAATATTTTTTAGACATTTGATAAGTAGTAAATTGTTGCATTAAAATTAGAATTTTCTCAAAAAAACAATAGAAATAACAATTTCCTTGTAAATATTACCCATATCTGTTTCAAAAAAATGAGGAGTTAAATTCCTCATACGCATGCTATCAATTTCGGTCTTCGACGGTATTTTCCAAGCTCAGAAAATCACATATATGCGCATACCTTCTGGACTACCTGATACAGCTTCCCAGTAATCTGTGCCACCATTCCATGGGTCATTAATAAGTAAACAGTCATCTGCACTATCATAGAAAACCCAATACCCAGCACAAGCTCGACAATGACTCGAAGTAATACTATTGAAGGGTCTATAATAGTCAATTTCACTCATCGCTTTAGTAAAAGATAAAGTAGTAGTTTTGTACGACCTCGTCGCCCCTAATCCTCCCTCACTTCTAGATAACTTATACCACTCTTCTGCCTTAGTGGGACCAATTCCGATAACGTCACCATTTGTCCCACCCATTTTTTGGTATATGTAGTCTTGAGTATAGGAATAACCATGCCATGCAGCAATCATTTTAGCAGTTGCTGGAACACAATAAAAGTTTTTTTCTTGACCATATAAGGGAACATCAAGTAGTACTTGTGTTGAATCGCTGAGTAGTGCCTTTGTTGAGGAATCTGTTGTTGTGGGCATTACTGTTGAGTTATATGGTGATGGTATCACTTTTGAACTGGTATTTAGTTTGTTACCTAGTTTTTTGATATTTTCTTCAGTAATTGGCTCACCGATATCAATTCCGATATCATTTATTTCTTGTTCTAATTTTTTAGTAAACTGTTCACTCTTTTGCCAATCTTTCAAATTTTCATCTACTTTATCCTTTGATACCTGTTCATACATCGACCAGACTCCAAGTTCGGTTTTAGTTGCAGGTTTGTCTTGCACCTCTTCAAGTGTGTATGCATCTACAAATATCCGATGTTCAACTCCAGTAGTCTTATCTTTTACTGTGGTCATTGCCCCTACGTTAGGATAGTCATATACAACCATATTCGTCGACACGATTTTTCCAGTTGGGTATTTTGCTTTGGCGGTTTCTATTGACTTCTCCATGACTTCAGCCACGTTATAGGGTTTAGGATTAATTTCGATGCGTCGGAGTGTACTTCCCAGCGTTTTATTAGCACCAATGTCGATTCTACTAATTAAAGTATTTTTATTATATACTGAGAATTCATAGTATAATTTTTGACCGCTTATATCATAGAGCTCCAATGGTTTGGGATCAATAGATGTTCCTTCCCATTTTTCGGAGTTGTTTTCGGTCACTATAAGCGCAATAATACGCGTATTTGCATGCTCAAAGGCTTCATCAGCAGTTACAGAATAATTATCCTCTGTCTGTGCACTTACGGCTGGTATAAATGCCATACCAACCAGCATCGTCAAAAGAATTACTCCTATTGTTAGTTTGTTCTTAATCATATTTTTTCTCCTGTTTAGCACCCAGGAGGCAGAAGCAGGCAAGCTTAAATATTCGCACAGCTAAACATAACAACTGCCTCTTAGGGCGTATTTATGGAGTTCGTGTGATTCTGGAAAATACTTTAAAACTCCATAAATTCCTTTTTGTTAATACCTTTATAACTTTTATGTCCAGATTTTCTAGCAATACAGTTTTCAAGTGAATTTAGAGTATAAATTGCCTACAAATATTGTTACTGTTTAATGATCCGGTCATAAGTTATTTAATCGAGTATATGCCTTGACTCATATTCAAAAACGCATATAAAAGAAAAAATATTAAATTCGATGCATATAGATCTTATTTAAGTCAGCCCTTTATAGACAAGGAATTCCTTGTCTATAGATTTTCTAATCCTGACTATATTAGTGTAATCAATTAAAAAGTTCAATGGACAGGAACTTACTGTTATTGTGCATAACCCCGAATAATTATTTTCTTTACTCTCTTCTTTTTTGCTGAAAATAACCCATCATTCTAAGCCCTTTTGAGTCGTTTTTCTTGGCGGCCTGAAAGGGATTACCATACTAAAAGAGAAAGTGCGACTGCGACCCGGATAAGAAGCCTCTCTATCCTTCTGTGAAGTCTGTTAATTGGTCCAGAGGATTAGAAGGAAACAAGAATATTCAAGTTTATACAGTTAGTTATCTTTTTTTCTTTCTCTATAAGCTGCCTGCCTGCATTTATCGGAACAAAAATAAGCATCCTTTCTAAGAGGCCTGAAAGGCTTCTGACAGTGAGTACATATTGAACTGACAATTGTGCCCATACTGCGTCCCTGCGTTCTTTCCTACGCTGTGTACTGCGCTTGATAGCTTCCTTCCTGTTCTGTTCACTCATGACCTTATAGCAGTCATTACTACAGCATGAGGAAGCGCCCCACCTGGTTTGAAATTCTTTCCCGCAAATATCGCATTTACAATAATATGTTGTGTCTTCCAATGTTCGCGTTTTAGTCTCTTTTCTGATAAGCATAATTATCCCCGTTACACTTAATTACTCAAGCAGAACTTTTTCTTATAATCAAATTTGCACTGGCGCACCCCGCTGCAAGCAACGGGGTATGTTCCGCGCCAGCGCTCTGGTTTTAATGTTTATCAAAAATCGAATATTTTCATTTGTTGATATGCTTCTTTTTCTTCCTGGTTTCCCTGGTTTTGAACATAGTTTTTAATAACATCGGAAGTTGTTCCGTCTCCTACTGTTCCAATGTAACCTCCATCACTCCAGAATTCACCACCCCAAAGCTGTTTTTTATCTCAGGAT
This window of the Methanosarcina mazei S-6 genome carries:
- a CDS encoding YVTN family beta-propeller repeat protein — translated: MNSKIISTIEIVIFSSLLSSVATSNKVHRQYDVMKVLGIIALMNLILVGCAGAAPFAYITNYDSNNISVIDIAINKVTSTVDVGDHPAGVAVSPDGKKVYVVNSGSNTVSVIDTSKNKVIDTVKIGTYPQEIVVNPDGKKAYVTSFSNNIVSVIDTETDRVISTVNVGNFPSGVAVSPDGKKVYVANSGGDSTNFTGTVSVIDTATNAVTATIHTGNNSIGVVFSPDGTRAYVMNSNIYRDSTATISVIDTTTNEVTATVPVGSYPRGVAVSPDGKKVYVSIQFPGADSLTGAVDIIDTTTNEVTATVPVGKAPGGIEVTPDGTKVLVVNYASDTVSVIDTATNKVIDAMNVGKYPVEIALAYFIDSNMTDQSKRATSYATEGTGAEEINLSSSGEKNASIFNNLNNNNSDNGSNSNENKSSEISSAPGFGLLGSLTCLYGGWKLRKK
- a CDS encoding C39 family peptidase, whose protein sequence is MIKNKLTIGVILLTMLVGMAFIPAVSAQTEDNYSVTADEAFEHANTRIIALIVTENNSEKWEGTSIDPKPLELYDISGQKLYYEFSVYNKNTLISRIDIGANKTLGSTLRRIEINPKPYNVAEVMEKSIETAKAKYPTGKIVSTNMVVYDYPNVGAMTTVKDKTTGVEHRIFVDAYTLEEVQDKPATKTELGVWSMYEQVSKDKVDENLKDWQKSEQFTKKLEQEINDIGIDIGEPITEENIKKLGNKLNTSSKVIPSPYNSTVMPTTTDSSTKALLSDSTQVLLDVPLYGQEKNFYCVPATAKMIAAWHGYSYTQDYIYQKMGGTNGDVIGIGPTKAEEWYKLSRSEGGLGATRSYKTTTLSFTKAMSEIDYYRPFNSITSSHCRACAGYWVFYDSADDCLLINDPWNGGTDYWEAVSGSPEGMRIYVIF